In the genome of bacterium, one region contains:
- the recF gene encoding DNA replication and repair protein RecF (All proteins in this family for which functions are known are DNA-binding proteins that assist the filamentation of RecA onto DNA for the initiation of recombination or recombinational repair.) yields the protein MRLQWVDLDRFRNMERQKVQLHPRYNLLLGRNGQGKTNFLEAVGHLGSLRSFRAAGRNEMIRHGESMCRVSGSVASEGMERTLAFALTRKGRTQLLDEKKINSPEEYLQALKIVHFIPEDVGLVGGSPAWRRRVVDRAVFEVTPHYVTEYRRYLLVLRQRNALLRKGGASPAELTSWNHALASTGAVLVERRQRLIEDLRPVMEELGERLGLGKGLGLTYIASHRGADTGGENQGDYAAGKEDPITGPELGHKSGKSIEGSILKSLSDLAEREARSGHTLAGPHRDNIIFTLGKKNPDTDLARYGSQGQKRSAVLAFKLALAVIFHRTMGTWPLILLDDVASELDETKRKALGSIIRETQAQCFISTTGEEYMFLPAAEGKVFQVTNGRLELFEVPHLPNSKVDR from the coding sequence ATGAGGTTGCAGTGGGTGGACCTGGACCGCTTTCGAAACATGGAGCGGCAGAAAGTACAGCTGCATCCCCGCTACAACCTGCTCCTCGGTCGGAATGGACAAGGGAAGACAAATTTCCTTGAAGCGGTGGGGCACCTTGGGAGTTTGCGCTCCTTCCGGGCGGCGGGCAGAAACGAAATGATAAGGCACGGCGAAAGCATGTGCCGTGTTTCGGGAAGCGTTGCTTCAGAAGGGATGGAGAGAACGCTTGCCTTTGCCCTGACACGCAAGGGGCGCACCCAGCTCCTGGATGAAAAAAAAATAAACTCTCCGGAAGAATACCTGCAGGCCCTGAAGATCGTTCACTTCATTCCTGAAGATGTAGGTCTTGTGGGTGGTTCTCCCGCGTGGCGACGCAGAGTGGTTGATCGTGCGGTTTTCGAGGTCACACCCCACTATGTAACCGAATACAGGAGATATCTCCTGGTATTGCGCCAGAGAAACGCCCTGCTCAGAAAGGGCGGGGCATCGCCAGCGGAGTTGACAAGCTGGAACCACGCACTTGCTTCTACCGGTGCGGTACTGGTGGAGCGGCGACAACGGCTTATAGAGGATCTACGCCCGGTAATGGAAGAGCTTGGCGAGCGGCTCGGGCTGGGCAAGGGGCTTGGCCTGACCTACATCGCCTCCCACAGGGGAGCCGATACAGGAGGTGAGAACCAGGGGGATTATGCCGCGGGGAAAGAGGATCCGATCACAGGACCGGAACTGGGCCACAAGTCCGGCAAGTCCATAGAGGGCAGCATCCTCAAAAGCCTGTCTGACCTGGCTGAGAGGGAGGCCAGAAGCGGGCATACACTGGCGGGACCTCATCGGGATAACATCATTTTTACCCTGGGAAAAAAGAACCCTGACACAGACCTTGCCCGTTACGGCTCTCAGGGACAAAAAAGAAGTGCAGTCCTGGCGTTCAAGTTGGCCCTGGCCGTCATTTTTCACAGGACGATGGGTACATGGCCGCTGATCCTGCTCGACGACGTGGCATCGGAGCTGGATGAAACGAAGAGGAAGGCCCTTGGGAGCATTATACGAGAAACCCAGGCCCAGTGCTTCATCTCCACCACCGGCGAGGAGTATATGTTTCTGCCGGCTGCAGAGGGAAAAGTATTTCAGGTAACCAATGGACGACTGGAACTCTTCGAGGTTCCCCACCTGCCGAATAGTAAAGTAGACCGCTGA